The region ACCTGGGTGATGTCGCCGGTCACGACCATCTTCGAGCCGAAGCCGAGGCGTGTAAGGAACATCTTCATCTGCTCGGGCGTGGTGTTCTGGGCCTCGTCGAGCACGATGAACGCGCTGTTGAGGGTGCGGCCGCGCATGTAGGCGAGCGGTGCCACCTCGATCGTGCCGGCCGCGAGCAGCTTGGGCACGATCTCCGGGTCCATCATCTCGTTGAGCGCGTCGTACAGCGGCCGCAGGTACGGGTCGATCTTGTCGTTCAGGCTGCCGGGCAGGAATCCGAGACGCTCGCCCGCCTCGACGGCCGGGCGGGTCAGGATGATCCGTTCGACCTCTTTGCGCTGCAGGGCCTGCACGGCCTTCGCCATGGCGAGGTAGGTCTTGCCCGTTCCGGCCGGTCCGATGCCGAAGACGATGGTGTTCTCGTCGATGGCGTCGACGTAGGCCTTCTGACCCATCGTCTTCGGGCGGACGGTCTTGCCGCGGCTCGTGAGGATGGCCTGGCTGAGCAGGTCGGCCGGGCTGCCCGACTTCTCCCGCACGATCTTCGCCGACTGGGTGACTTCGGTGTCTGAGAGGTCGACGCCGTTGCGGATCATCTGGATGAGCTCCTCGACCAGCAGAAGCGCCGGTTGTAGTTGATCGGGACCGCCTTCGACCTGGGGGTCGACGGACAGGGTGATGCGGTTGCCGCGCACGAGCACGTTGACGAGCGGGAACTGGCGCTCGATCGTGTGCAGCAGGCGGTCTTGGGGACCGAGCAGCCGCACCATGGCGACGCCGTCGACCTCGAGTTCGACCCGGTTGAACGTTGGTTCGTAGGTGGTGTTGTCGCTACTCGACAAGGGTGCCTTCCGTGAGGGTGATGCCAGGCGCATTGGTGCCCATGACGTGGGCGTGCACGTGGAAAACGGTCTGGCCGGCGCTCTCGCCGGTGTTGAAAACGAGACGGAATTCTCCGTCGGTGTGCTCGTCGGCGAGCGACTGCGCCACGGCGACGACTTCGGCGAGCAGCGCGGGGTCTCCCGCCGCGAGTTCGGCGACGTTTCGGTACTGCTGCGTCTTCGGCACTACGAGCAGGTGCACGGGGGCCTTCGGCGCGATGTCACGGATCGCGATGACCGAGTCGTTCTCGAACACGATCTCCGCCGGGATCTCGCGCGCGACGATTTTGGTGAAGACGGAGGGTTCGGTGTTCGACATACGTCCAGCTTAAACGCTGAGGCTCACCAACGCCCGAGTTTCGCGTTCAGCACAGCGATCGCCGCCGGGCCGGCGGTCGAGGTGCGCAGAACGGTGTCACCGAGCCGCACGAGTGTCGCGCCGGCGGTGGTGAACGCGGCCAGTTCGTTCGGGGTGATGCCGCCCTCCGGCCCCACCACGAGGACGATGTCCCGACCGTCGGGCTCGAGGGCGCTCAGCGCCATCTCCGCGGTGGGTTCGAGCACGATCATCCGCACCTCTGCCGCGAGTCTCGTCAACTGGTTCGTCGAGACCAGGTCGAGCACGTCGGGCAGCCACCCGCGGATCGACTGCTTCGTCGCCTCGCGCACGATCGCGGTCCAGCGGTCGTGCCCCTTGGCGACCTTGGCGCCCTCCCAGCGGGAGATCGAACGTCCGGCGGTCCACGGGATCACACCGTCGACGCCGAGCTCGGTCGCCGCCTGCACGGCGAGTTTGTCGCGATCGCCCTTGGCGAGGGCCTGGGCGAGGAAGATCGCCGGTTCGACGCGCGGTGCCTCGGTGACCTCGGCCACCTCGATCGCGAGTTCGGTGTGCTCGGCGGTGACGACCGGTCCGGAGACCACGAGCCCCCGGCCGTTGCCGATCGACACCGTCTCGCCGACCGCGAGGCGGCTCACGGTGACCGCGTGCCGAGCCTCGGCGCCGTCGATCGACACACGATCGCCGACGACGGCGGTCGACACGAGCTCGTTCAGGTAGAAATGGGCCATCGAGCGCCTATACGTGCAGGAATCGGTCGCGCAACTTCGCGAAGAGCCCCTGCTGGAACTCGGCGAGGTGCGGGGCCTTCGACTTGTGGCTGCCGGCGAACTGGCGCATGAGCTCCTGCTCCTTGCCGCTCAGCTTCGTGGGGGTGACCACCTGCACGCCGATCTTCAGGTCGCCGCGGCCGCCGCCGCGCAGCTTGGACACACCGCGGTCCTTCACGGTGATGATGTCGGCGCTCTGCGTGCCGGGCTTCAGCTCGAGGTCTAGCTCGCCGTCGAGGGCGTCGACGCGCACGCGCGAGCCGAGCACGGCGTCGACCATGCTCACCTCGAGGGTGGCCATGAGGTCGTCGCCGTTGCGGCTGTAGACCTCGTGGTGCTTCACCTTGATCTCGAGGTAGAGGTCGCCGTTGGGGCCGCCGGCGGGGCCGATCTCGCCCTGGTTCGGCAGCTGCAGGCGCAGGCCGGTGTCGACTCCGGCGGGGATGTCGACGGTCATCTTGCGGGTCGCACGGACGCGGCCCTGGCCGGCGCAGGTGGGGCACGGGCTCGGGATGACGGTGCCGTAGCCGCGGCAGGTGCCGCACGGGCTGGACGTCATGATGTTGCCGAGCAGGCTGCGCACGGCGCGCTGGATCTGGCCGGAGCCGTGGCAGATGTCGCAGACGACGGCGCGGGTGCCGGGGGCGCAGCAGGTGCCCTCGCAGGTGTCGCAGAGGATTGCGGTGTTGACCTCGAGGTCGCGTTTGGTGCCGAAGATGACCTCGTCGAGGTCGACCTCGACGCGCAGCAGGGCGTCGCCGCCTCGCTCCTTGCGCGAACGCGGTGCGGCGCCGCTTCCTCCGCCGCCGGGTGCACCCCCGCCGAAGAAGGTGTCGAAGATGTCGCTGAAGCCGCCGAAGCCCTGAGCCCCTCCGCCGAACCCGGCGCTGCCGCCCTGGTCGTATTCCTGGCGCTGCCGCGGGTCGCTGAGCACGTCGTAGGCGTGCGTCACCGACTTGAAGCGGTCGGACGCACTCGGTTCCGGGTTCACGTCGGGGTGGAACTCGCGCGCGAGCTTCCGGTAGGCCTTCTTGATTTCTTCGGGCGAGGCGCTCTTGTCGACGCCGAGTACTTCGTAGTGGTCAGCCACAGTTAGTTGTCAATCCTCACGGTGTTCGTTCCCGGCGGTTATTCGTCGCCGAGCAGTCTGGTCAGGTAGCGGGCGACTGCTCGCACCGCCGCCATGTTGTTCGAGTAGTCCATGCGGGTCGGCCCGAGCACGCCCAGTCGGGCGATGCCGCCGCCCGACGACGTGTAGCCGCTCGAGAGCACCGAAGTCTGGCCGAGGCCGAACTCCGCGTTCTCGCGACCGATGGTCACGGCCACGCCGTGGTGGTCGCCGTCGACCTCGCCGAAGAGTTTGAGCAGCGTCACCTGCTCTTCGATCGCCTCGAGCACCGGGAAGATGCTGCCGTCGAAGTCGTCTTCGGTGCGCACGAGGTTCGCGGCACCGGCCATGAGCAGCCGGTCTTGACGGTTCTCGAGGGTCTGGCCGATGAGCGTGCGCGCCACCTGGGCGACGATGTCCCGGCGGTCAGGGGCAAAGTGCGCCCCGATGGTCGTGAGTTTCTCCGCGGCATCCGAAAGGGGCAGTCCGCCGAGGTTGGCATTGAGCTTGCTGCGCAGTTCGCCGAGGAAGACGTCGTCGATGTCGGATGACACGTCGACGAGTTTTTGCTCGACCCGGCCGGTATCGGTGATGAACACGGTCATGAGCCGGCGCGGCGCGAGCGGCACGATCTCGATGTGGCGCACGCGCGACCTCGTGAGCGTGGGGTACTGCACGAGAGCGACCTGGTGCGTCAGCTGCGACAGGAGGCGGACAGTGCGGGCGAGCACGTCGTCGAGATCGATCGACTCGCCGAGGAAGGTCTCGATCGCCTGGCGCTGGGCGCTGCTGAGCGGCCGCAGGTCGGCGAGCTGGTCGACGAACACGCGGTAGCCCTTGTCGGTGGGCACGCGGCCCGACGACGTGTGCGGGGCGACGATGAGCTCTTCTTCTTCGAGCAGGGCCATGTCGTTGCGGATGGTCGCGGCCGAGACGCCGAAGGCGTGCCGCTCGACGATGGACTTCGAGCCGACGGGCTCGCGGGATGCGACGTAGTCCTGCACGATCACGCGGAGGACTTCGAGGCTGCGGTCGGACACCATCTCACCACCGCCCTTCGCTTCGCCCACTGGCACTCGATCAACCTGACTGCCAATTGTAACTCGGTGCGTCGGGGAAGGAGGTTTGCGCGCGCGGTTCGTACACGCTACGTTGTGCAGTGTTAGCGCCGACCCCCGAACGGGGGGCGCTCCACGCCACCCGAAAGGCCTCCCCCGCAGTGATGTCCGACGTTTCACCCCACCCCCGCGCCCGGGCGTTCTCCACGACGGACGACAAGACGTGGGCGACGGTGGCCCACCTGGGCGGCGTGCTGTGGTTCGCGCCCTCGCTCGTGATCTATCTGATGACGCGCGCCCGCCCCTCCCTCGCCCGGCAGGAATCGAAGGAAGCGCTGAACTGGCAGATCACCTTCACCGCGTTGTACGCCGTGGTGATGACCGTCGAGGCGTTCATCGCCGCGCTGCTGTCGCTCACCCCGGTGGCGCTGATGCTGCCGGTCCTCG is a window of Conyzicola nivalis DNA encoding:
- a CDS encoding histidine triad nucleotide-binding protein; amino-acid sequence: MSNTEPSVFTKIVAREIPAEIVFENDSVIAIRDIAPKAPVHLLVVPKTQQYRNVAELAAGDPALLAEVVAVAQSLADEHTDGEFRLVFNTGESAGQTVFHVHAHVMGTNAPGITLTEGTLVE
- a CDS encoding PhoH family protein encodes the protein MVRLLGPQDRLLHTIERQFPLVNVLVRGNRITLSVDPQVEGGPDQLQPALLLVEELIQMIRNGVDLSDTEVTQSAKIVREKSGSPADLLSQAILTSRGKTVRPKTMGQKAYVDAIDENTIVFGIGPAGTGKTYLAMAKAVQALQRKEVERIILTRPAVEAGERLGFLPGSLNDKIDPYLRPLYDALNEMMDPEIVPKLLAAGTIEVAPLAYMRGRTLNSAFIVLDEAQNTTPEQMKMFLTRLGFGSKMVVTGDITQVDLPTGASGLQLVTHVLDDMDDIVFAPLTSADVVRHNLVGQIVDAYTKFDAERQRADYERQNPRKR
- the hrcA gene encoding heat-inducible transcriptional repressor HrcA; translated protein: MVSDRSLEVLRVIVQDYVASREPVGSKSIVERHAFGVSAATIRNDMALLEEEELIVAPHTSSGRVPTDKGYRVFVDQLADLRPLSSAQRQAIETFLGESIDLDDVLARTVRLLSQLTHQVALVQYPTLTRSRVRHIEIVPLAPRRLMTVFITDTGRVEQKLVDVSSDIDDVFLGELRSKLNANLGGLPLSDAAEKLTTIGAHFAPDRRDIVAQVARTLIGQTLENRQDRLLMAGAANLVRTEDDFDGSIFPVLEAIEEQVTLLKLFGEVDGDHHGVAVTIGRENAEFGLGQTSVLSSGYTSSGGGIARLGVLGPTRMDYSNNMAAVRAVARYLTRLLGDE
- a CDS encoding 16S rRNA (uracil(1498)-N(3))-methyltransferase — encoded protein: MAHFYLNELVSTAVVGDRVSIDGAEARHAVTVSRLAVGETVSIGNGRGLVVSGPVVTAEHTELAIEVAEVTEAPRVEPAIFLAQALAKGDRDKLAVQAATELGVDGVIPWTAGRSISRWEGAKVAKGHDRWTAIVREATKQSIRGWLPDVLDLVSTNQLTRLAAEVRMIVLEPTAEMALSALEPDGRDIVLVVGPEGGITPNELAAFTTAGATLVRLGDTVLRTSTAGPAAIAVLNAKLGRW
- a CDS encoding DUF4870 domain-containing protein produces the protein MSDVSPHPRARAFSTTDDKTWATVAHLGGVLWFAPSLVIYLMTRARPSLARQESKEALNWQITFTALYAVVMTVEAFIAALLSLTPVALMLPVLAVLPTALYVVNAALSIRAGLRVNRGEPFRYPLSVRFIR
- the dnaJ gene encoding molecular chaperone DnaJ — its product is MADHYEVLGVDKSASPEEIKKAYRKLAREFHPDVNPEPSASDRFKSVTHAYDVLSDPRQRQEYDQGGSAGFGGGAQGFGGFSDIFDTFFGGGAPGGGGSGAAPRSRKERGGDALLRVEVDLDEVIFGTKRDLEVNTAILCDTCEGTCCAPGTRAVVCDICHGSGQIQRAVRSLLGNIMTSSPCGTCRGYGTVIPSPCPTCAGQGRVRATRKMTVDIPAGVDTGLRLQLPNQGEIGPAGGPNGDLYLEIKVKHHEVYSRNGDDLMATLEVSMVDAVLGSRVRVDALDGELDLELKPGTQSADIITVKDRGVSKLRGGGRGDLKIGVQVVTPTKLSGKEQELMRQFAGSHKSKAPHLAEFQQGLFAKLRDRFLHV